One window of Pleurodeles waltl isolate 20211129_DDA chromosome 3_1, aPleWal1.hap1.20221129, whole genome shotgun sequence genomic DNA carries:
- the SRR gene encoding serine racemase isoform X2 translates to MNMNSPFCISLKDVEEAQTYLQDMVHLTPVLTSSSLNGSTGRNLFFKCELFQKTGSFKIRGALNAVRSLSAGGREKPKAVVTHSSGNHGQALALAAKMSGIPAYIVVPSTAASCKKAAILGYGAHVVECEPSDESRTYTAANKVQETGGVLVHPNQDPSVIAGQGSIGLEILQQVPTVNALVVPVGGGGMLAGIAVAVKTLRPDVKVFAAEPKNADDCFQSKLNDRLTPNPAPPETIADAVKTSIGVNTWPIIRSLVDEVFTVSEEEIKQATQLVWERMKLVIEPTAGVGVAAVLSQRFQVLSREIQNICVVLCGGNVDLGALDWLQNPQEPASA, encoded by the exons ATGAACATGAACTCCCCTTTTTGCATCTCACTTAAGGATGTTGAAGAAGCTCAAACATATCTCCAGGACATGGTTCATTTGACCCCAGTTTTGACCAGCTCAAGCCTGAATGGATCCACAGGCCGCAACCTCTTCTTCAAGTGTGAACTCTTTCAGAAGACAGGATCATTCAAG ATCCGAGGGGCTTTGAATGCAGTTAGAAGTCTTTCTGCTGGAGGACGAGAAAAGCCAAAGGCTGTTGTTACTCATAGCAGCGGAAACCACGGACAGGCTCTTGCCCTGGCAGCAAAAATGTCAG GGATTCCTGCATACATTGTGGTTCCAAGCACAGCAGCATCCTGTAAGAAAGCGGCAATCTTGGGTTATGGAGCACATGTGGTGGAATGTGAGCCAAGCGACGAG TCCAGAACGTACACAGCAGCAAACAAAGTGCAAGAAACTGGGGGTGTCCTGGTGCACCCTAATCAGGACCCATCAGTAATAGCTGGACAAGGTTCAATTGGCCTCGAGATACTACAGCAG GTGCCGACAGTGAATGCACTTGTGGTGCCGGTGGGTGGAGGAGGAATGCTGGCTGGAATAGCAGTTGCTGTCAAG ACACTGAGGCCAGATGTTAAGGTATTCGCGGCTGAACCAAAGAACGCAGATGACTGCTTCCAGTCAAAGCTGAACGACAGACTGACCCCCAACCCGGCACCCCCAGAAACCATTGCTGATGCAGTCAAGACAAGCATCGGAGTTAACACCTGGCCCATAATCCGCAGCCTGGTGGATGAGGTGTTCACAGTCAGCGAGGAGGAAATAAAG CAGGCGACCCAGCTGGTGTGGGAGCGGATGAAGCTGGTTATCGAACCCACTGCAGGTGTTGGAGTGGCAGCTGTTCTCTCGCAGCGTTTCCAGGTCCTCTCTAGGGAAATACAGAATATCTGTGTGGTGCTTTGTGGAGGAAACGTAGACCTGGGTGCTTTGGACTGGCTTCAGAACCCACAAGAACCAGCTTCTGCGTGA
- the SRR gene encoding serine racemase isoform X1: protein MCLIRRPLESPHRTQTLVVGRMHGTQTQVVGRISRKSCRAVHISTYHMNMNSPFCISLKDVEEAQTYLQDMVHLTPVLTSSSLNGSTGRNLFFKCELFQKTGSFKIRGALNAVRSLSAGGREKPKAVVTHSSGNHGQALALAAKMSGIPAYIVVPSTAASCKKAAILGYGAHVVECEPSDESRTYTAANKVQETGGVLVHPNQDPSVIAGQGSIGLEILQQVPTVNALVVPVGGGGMLAGIAVAVKTLRPDVKVFAAEPKNADDCFQSKLNDRLTPNPAPPETIADAVKTSIGVNTWPIIRSLVDEVFTVSEEEIKQATQLVWERMKLVIEPTAGVGVAAVLSQRFQVLSREIQNICVVLCGGNVDLGALDWLQNPQEPASA, encoded by the exons ATGTGTCTCATAAGAAGGCCATTGGAGTCTCCACACAGAACTCAGACTCTAGTGGTCGGAAGGATGCACGGAACTCAGACTCAAGTAGTTGGAAGGATATCGCGGAAGAGTTGCCGTGCAGTTCACAT TTCTACCTACCACATGAACATGAACTCCCCTTTTTGCATCTCACTTAAGGATGTTGAAGAAGCTCAAACATATCTCCAGGACATGGTTCATTTGACCCCAGTTTTGACCAGCTCAAGCCTGAATGGATCCACAGGCCGCAACCTCTTCTTCAAGTGTGAACTCTTTCAGAAGACAGGATCATTCAAG ATCCGAGGGGCTTTGAATGCAGTTAGAAGTCTTTCTGCTGGAGGACGAGAAAAGCCAAAGGCTGTTGTTACTCATAGCAGCGGAAACCACGGACAGGCTCTTGCCCTGGCAGCAAAAATGTCAG GGATTCCTGCATACATTGTGGTTCCAAGCACAGCAGCATCCTGTAAGAAAGCGGCAATCTTGGGTTATGGAGCACATGTGGTGGAATGTGAGCCAAGCGACGAG TCCAGAACGTACACAGCAGCAAACAAAGTGCAAGAAACTGGGGGTGTCCTGGTGCACCCTAATCAGGACCCATCAGTAATAGCTGGACAAGGTTCAATTGGCCTCGAGATACTACAGCAG GTGCCGACAGTGAATGCACTTGTGGTGCCGGTGGGTGGAGGAGGAATGCTGGCTGGAATAGCAGTTGCTGTCAAG ACACTGAGGCCAGATGTTAAGGTATTCGCGGCTGAACCAAAGAACGCAGATGACTGCTTCCAGTCAAAGCTGAACGACAGACTGACCCCCAACCCGGCACCCCCAGAAACCATTGCTGATGCAGTCAAGACAAGCATCGGAGTTAACACCTGGCCCATAATCCGCAGCCTGGTGGATGAGGTGTTCACAGTCAGCGAGGAGGAAATAAAG CAGGCGACCCAGCTGGTGTGGGAGCGGATGAAGCTGGTTATCGAACCCACTGCAGGTGTTGGAGTGGCAGCTGTTCTCTCGCAGCGTTTCCAGGTCCTCTCTAGGGAAATACAGAATATCTGTGTGGTGCTTTGTGGAGGAAACGTAGACCTGGGTGCTTTGGACTGGCTTCAGAACCCACAAGAACCAGCTTCTGCGTGA